The Grus americana isolate bGruAme1 unplaced genomic scaffold, bGruAme1.mat scaffold_951, whole genome shotgun sequence genome includes the window TCTGATGGTTCGGACTCATCTCTCttacccctcctcctcccttcctctgaaGCTCCGGTTGCTTGACTGTCATGCGCCTAAAAGAATAGATTGCTGTCTACAGCTTTTACAATATAAGGCTTTCCAGATACATAACCTCGCACACGCTAGGTGGCTGTACTGTGCTTTTAGTGACGCGTACAAACCCTGCGGCGCACGTTAGAGATCGGATGTGCCAAGGACTATGCTAAGAGGTGTTCTTCTTAACCCAGAGAGAcggtctcctgcctgcagctagaggaagctgccagctggatcccctttattttattcttcagctgcGTTGCCTTTTTCTGGCCTCTGGCTTGGgccgcagcagctcctctctgcgGCCAGTAAGTGTCCAGCTATCCTTTTTTTGCTTGGGCCTCTAGGAGAAGGAGGCCAAAGGCAACTCAAACAAACCTGAGGCAGATGCAGCAAACAACATCCCCAGAGAGGAACCAACAACTGAGCCTTCACCGCTGCcgctgggagagggaaacaaccaGCAACTCTCATCCACAGTGATGAATGTAGCTCTCCTGGAGCAGCAACCCCTTCTTCTGGAGGAGCTTTTGGAGACGCCACTGTTTTCTCCAAACTGATGCTAATGAGACCAGCATTTATGGTGCAATAAACTATCTTTGAGGGCCAGCGTGCTAACATGAAGACAGGGTCAGGCAACCGTCTGTGGCTATGGGACAGGCTACAggggaggtgctgcagctgggaacagctgtGTGGGCTAACCAGAGCTAGAGCATTTTTGTTGAGGTGAGAGGCAGACAGTGCCTTTTCCAAAAGGGGAAACGACACCTGCTGGCACGCACTGGCAAACGCCACATGTCAGccgagtgccgtaagactacagctcccagcgtgCCGcaggaggcagccttccacacttcctgaccctgcggggacactgTCCCATTCCCTCGCACCAACTCACCGAAATCCCCGCGGAGCCGCAACAGCAGCaccgagctccgcagcgcggctccgggctggaccgccagccagcacccccctccccaacaaGCTCTGACACGGCacggacgcccgccggctccagGCAACCCTCGCTGCCCGGCTACCACACGGCGCAGACTCCCCCACCCACCACACGGCTccaggcagcccccctcccACTCCATGCGTCTGACCCGGACCCTGCCAcccatccccccccacccctcctcaGAGGCACCCCTGCTGCCccactcaccttctccctccatgcagccacagcccagcaacGCCTCCACTCCTCccttggctcacagcagccactgcaCACCAGCAGCCCCTTATAGGGAGGGGCCATGGCCATCAGCCTCACTGCCCACACCTGGGGCACCAGCAGCCTCACTGCCTGCACCtggggctcctccagccccaacccACAGCTGGAGCCGCGCATGAACAGGGGGCCATCTCCtgacccccccacacctcctcccctgccctccatcacagcccctcgcccccccgcaaaggaagcgccggcacggcaaaagagaccgcaagcgtttattcagtcacacacagagccggtcccgggagagactccgcaccggggctcggggcccggccctggggcacctcggctgccctacccagagccacgctcgccagtccggcgtggaacagacacacggtcggtccgtcaggctgctggagagctgggctgctatgtgcaggctgccgccaaaaccgaggagccagctgcaggacgctagaagagaggagaaaaggggcagccagctggatgggggcggggggcggcggcgagcgagaaagcacgaggcaaggaaagggacggcgagtgaaggacggggacggggagcctgacagagagggaggaagaagcggcaggaagagaggcagcgggacggcgaccgacaaacaaggacggggagcgggacagagaggcagaaacgaccctgggcgggcagcgccacggcgagggaggaaaagagaataagggcagggagccggaccgagaggtacggcgagggacagcggcacggggagcaggacagagcaacagagaataaaaaaaggaagcgggagcgtgagagaagcgggctggggagcagggagaaggagagcgcaacagagggaaagaggaccggggagcgggacgctggggcagagtgagaaaagaggggcagggagcaggacagaggggcagagagacaaaagagggagacgaggactgggcagaggggagagaaagacgggggcaaggagcagagacacaaaggtgccaggaaaaggacggtcagatggagcgagaaacagggtcggggagcaggacaaaaggacagagaaaaaggcgaggaagaaggaaggaaggataaaggtgggacagggaacgggacatacgcagcgaaacaaagcagaacagagaagagaggacagggattgaggaacacaGAGAGACACGCAgactggtacacagagacggcgaaggtaagcaaaaccagcgacaggcaggaggacctggttctgacaccccatcgctcccggtgtcgcttccacggcctcaaaaaatgcgacgtgccgcaagacaagagaatgggagagtgaaagcaaaggcacgggaaacttaacgctcttagtaatttcactgagcatcacagcttacacttactcaatgtcttccggtgtcacgggatgaggtacaactgatttcgtctccgtatctctggacagagcttttctcatatctgggggggggggggaagaaaaaaaaaaaaaagatattctaagacgacagtccttgcacaaagccacgttcagcgaattctctattacaataaggtcgtttctaacccagaagatttcacagaatcatagagtatctcaagttggaagggacccatacggatcgccgagaccaagcccccgctccacgcgggactacctaaaactaaaccgtgcgactaagagcatcgttcagacgctccttgaactcctgacaggctcggtggctgcgaccgcttccctggggagcctgttccgcgactgaccgaccgccctctcagtgaaaagccttttcccaacgtccggtctgaacttgccctgacgcagcttcgtcccgtttcctcgggtcctagtgccggtcaccggagagagcggaggtcagcgcctccccctccgccgtccccctcgaggaaggtgtagactgcgatgaggtcacccctcggccttcccttctccaagctgaacaaaccaagtgacctcagccgctccccctaagtctcgcctcggagacctctcgccatctcggtcgccctcctccgcgcacgctcccagagcgttgttcggcggcaccgctctcgactggaacctaacgctgcacgtaactcaactgagcggaaaggaaatgacgggctaaagggacaaatacatgatttaaggcagccgcaacgatggcagatgtctgtccggagcccttctatttatttcacagcgctcctgcgtatcaaacgaacggtaccagagcagaaaaggtatacggcgtggccatgttacccctcggggaggacggcgaaaggagagaagatctagaaagaggaagcagctggtacttcacttttggtaacagaattaacatcaacatgttccttccctttgaaattgaaaacgccacccaattctctgccactgttgaccaccgacacttgtaaatttctactgaaacagctgaggaaaacaaagtttcaggtccctggctaggggaagaagccaggcaagtgccgccgttccttccccccgacagcactagcaaaaaaaaccagccgctgggggcgagcgttcctccgaaagaaaaatcaggtgagaaaccgcgtttttattttcagcttacctacaggataaatgtctttgtagttgtttctgccacagatgctacaaaacgcgtaaactgcacaaagattaagttttgtaactgatctaaggttcagtacgaaaagctacctaaaggagtacgcaaagtcccactcatcaacaatcatctgaccctgtttcacattacaaaaaaaaaaaaaaaaaaaaaagtagtaatgctaatcacacagacaagcccaggaaccctcaacatgagaatctttccgttcagccggaggcagaacgagtacttaccacgggcatcctcatctggctctccgctgctagcagagcggcacgccaacgctgtccggtacacgccgtagtacgcctagttgcttctacgtatttaccgccgcctgatttgatactctcacaaagagatcgacgaaaaagccaccctttctttgaaaaaataaaaaccaaaaccacacagttaaggaacggtaggcgaacgtatttctaaatcataacccacggcttgcaggcagaccaagagcagctctgacgatgcggtacgctcatcaaacatctttcacgccggaataacagatgtactcctttaccacgggacgcagccggcacagggacaaatttcatgctggttttgtcacacgaccgttcttctgcaccagccagtgggttccgaattaaggacgggacaggctaaacgctcacacgagcctcctatccgtaagaaactattaaaaatagaaaaaaaaacttccacgttttagatcgcgttgccttagggactgcctccgtcaaagcctgcctgttggggggggtggggggggggcgcgtgtgcgcgcacgcacgcgcgtgaggcgtggaaatcggtcgcagaattcagttgcctaacgagagacggcccttctcctcgcaaggcaaacgtttcaaaacgtcgtactcttttccgattttaccggctggtacggggttgccctaccagcatgagttggggacccgtccctctgggtccgtgcgacgccaaattaaatattctgcaagtaaccgagcaggagatggaaagtaagctaagatactctctgccgtacaacgtttgttcgccatcgtccccgagggaatcgcacaaagcccgcGCTTGCTGAACCGGTaggtcggaggccctacgggaaacggcgctgacgtctcgccaagctcttctcctgtcaagaagaggaccttttctgcggcatccctattggcgttcggcctgctttcggctcattctggcaggtcagctttcagagaaagcctgagatttcaaaccgccaagcaacattcacgaTTCTTGcgctctgactacggggaatttcagcgaatcggaacgctacttggagccacgttccgggtctgtttcgccgcaaaccaaatatctaagccacggaccgggcgcccgtcgaaaaattactttaaaaggttaaagacaagcacagcactcacttttctgaaatttcttccggtagcgccatcaatttagcggccgaacccagccgtcgaaattccggtgcaacggagcgagcaggaacgcgtccgtgccgctcttccccggccacggagccttccgctctacccgttactgcgaacgtacggagcatcggcgcagcagcacctgtggaataacgcaccgcccacagctatacagaagaagaatccgagacgacggtagaagaccccagaccaaaagtcaccgcgggactaagggacgcgcggacagcgcgcgaggggcgggtgtccgggacccaagcgtggaacggccccgggatttctttgttccgggtccctctctttggaggcgccccgcccgggccgatcccgctgctgcacctttcagttacgttaattattttacaaaatccgacacccggagactgctgccggaagcctcgggtcgagcccgaaggaggaggaggaggaagcgcgcccgagaagaagcgtgcgcgcgacaccgtgaacggggtgcgaacgctggggcggcagctgctcctcctcaaacagagacagagagagaaagaagagggggaaagccacagggtacagagggcggaagtggaaaagaggggccgggagccggacagagagaggtgcagaaagaggccgtcggaagggaagggacgggctgcggggcagagggggacttgccagcgccaggttcgcggttccacccgataatcgtaaaggtctctgccaacctcgacgattcggtcgctctaaaaaacaatcgggatctcgaggcggaccgagagagagacggagaatataaaaacggtcgcggctaagagggcagagagggaggaatcgcgagacggggagaggcaagccgggcaggggaaaaagtcccgacaggcttctgcagtgacagggaggaattgaaaattcgagagagggagctggacagagagagagacggggaaaggtaagacggtggcgagctaccgggcagagaagcagagtttaaagccggggaccgggagagggacagagagggaaggagaaaggaacgaagggccgggctgcggggcagacagggaggaaggaagaaagaaagaaagagggacagggagccagacgaaccgcgacggggaaagaaaaaggtaccgacgggctaggaggcagagaggggagactttagaaaaacagggacggggagcgagacggagaaaaggaaccgtagcgacgggtgccgggacagagaggcgggccttcaaaacgaggggcagggaagaggctcgagagggacggagaaagagagagactcacgacgactcgctacggagccgagaaggaagacctcgaacaacaggaacgaggagccgcacagagagcgccagagacggcagaaataccgacgggctacaggaccgagggggaggaatgcagaaacagtggctgggggccggacagagagacagggagagagagaaggaaacaatagccacgggctacggggcagagagagcgaggacctgaaaaaggtggggacaggcagcccgtcagagcgagatggaaaaagaacatagcggggagcagaaagcaaaccacgGCGGGGcgggaaagcgaggggggcagaggagggcccgcgacgcagaggagaggcgatggggccccgcgggcccaggactcaccgcagctctggctctcggcgctgccgggagagcttgccagcgcagacgcttctttctcctgctctccgcctttcctttgctgtcactccggtcgctcggctgtcctccgcctaagagaatacacgggtgtcttacagctccgaggagacgagtctgcctagatgagtagcctgcctccctccctcggtacgcggccgcaccgtgctttgggttacgcgtggcgaccctgcggtgcccgtcggcagcctgacctgccgcggagcgcaacgagggatctttcctcacccggcgaggcaggcgctctcttgcctgcagcgggaggcagctgccggccggagagccttccatctcttcttcttcttcttcacctttctctggccattccagcttcccttagggcagctcctgtccacggccggtaagcgctccgccgcctgtcccttttcgcccccacgccacgaggcgagccaggccaggcacaggcgaggcggctgcagtcgacggcatccccaagggagggacgggcaaccacgtcctcagcgcggcctgggagagggaaagaaaaagcagcggccgttactaccggaggtcggccctggccggagaccctcctccttctgcaggggctcccggagacgccgctctttccccgcgctgctgccgctgccgccagcacccccgttcaggaagaaagcggcacaggcgagggccagcttgccgccttcacgccagggctcgggggcggcctggggctgccggacaggcttccggagagtccgaccggtagcgctcgtctcgggacaccgggcaacgcctcaccgcACGAGCGCGCGctctctcgtagcacggccgcaccgctgctcgggagcggctggaagcctgcagaaaaccactcgaaaccggcaaaaaaaccccaacctcgcgctcctgcgagagcaagtcgggctgtccggcagccccgtccgcgaaaacgacgcctcccggcacgcactggcaagcgccgcgtggcagccgttagagtgccgtaagactacacttcccggcgtgctccggggagccaatatggccgaccagcagccgcgtgccccaagactgcaactgccggcgtgccgcgggaggcagccttccacgcttcctgaccctgcggggacaccgtcccgtgccctcacccgaaagccgactcacccgaaagccccgccgagccgcgacggcagccccgagctccgcagcgcggctccgggctggacccccccccccgcccccgcctcccctcagccacctccgaaaggcgcggacgcccgccggctccgggcagcccccgccgcccggctccggacggtctccccgcccggttccgacacggcgcgcaccccccccacccgccgcgcggctccgggcagcccccctcccctctgtgacacggaccccgccgcccccccgcctctcctcggaggcggcaccgctgccgccgccctcctcggggctttccccgggacccgccggtccgtcccgctgccccgctcaccttctccctccgtgcagccgcagcccggcgatgcctccgctcctccctcggctcacggcagcccctgcacaccgactgccggcagccggttccggggaggggccgtggcgctgcactgcgcatgcgcggcgctgccgctgcagtaccgacatttggtcgctaggcggcagcaccgagcgagcatgcgctgtgcgctgcgtgaggggcggggcttggcgtgcgtcgggggcggagtttgcgtgaggggcggggctttggcgtgcgtcgggggcggagtttgcgtgaggggcggggcttggcgtgcgtcggggcggagtttgcgtgaggggcggggcttggcgtgcgtcgggggcggagtttgtgtgggcggagtttgcgtgaggggcggtgctcggcgtgcgtcggggcggtgtttgcgtcgggggcggagtttgcgtcggggcggggcttggcgtcgggggcggagtttgcgtgaggggcggggctcggCGTGCttcggggcggagtttgcgtcgggggcggagtttgcatcgggggcggggcttggcgtgcatcaggggcggagtttgcatcggggcggggcttggcgtcaGGGGCGGGGGTTCcgtggggggcggggcttggcgtgcgtcgggggcggagtttgcgtgaggggcggggcttggcgtgcgtcgggggcggagtttgcgtgaggggcggggcttgcgtgaggggcggggttggcgtgcatcagggcggagtttgtgtcGGTGCGGGGCTTGTGTGAGGGGCgcagtttctgtgaggggcggggcttggcatgcgtcggggcggagtttgcatcggggcggagcTTGCttgaggggcggggctgggcgtgcatcgggggcggagtttgcatgaggggcggggcttggcgtgcatcagggcggagtttgcatcggggcaGGGCTTGTGTGAGGGGCgcagtttctgtgaggggcgggccttggcatgcatcgggggcggagtttgcatgaggggctGTTTGtatgaggggcggggcttggcgtgcatcggggcggagtttgcatcggggcggagcTTGCttgaggggcggggctgggcgtgCGTCGGGGCagagtttgcatcgggggcggagtttgcatgaggggtggtgcttggcgtgcgtcaggggcgcagtttgcgtgaggggcggtgcttggcgtgcgtcggggcggagtttgcgtgaggggcggggcttggcgtgcatcggggcggagtttgtgttggggcggggcttgtGTCAGtggcggagtttctgtgaggggcggggcttggcgtgcatcaggggcggagtttgtgtgaggggcggtgcttggcatgcatcaggggcggagtttgcgtgaggggcggagtttgcatgaggggcggggcttggcatgcgtcgggggcagagtttgcgtgaggggcggggcttgcgtgaggggcggggcttggcgtgcatctgggcggagtttgcgtgaggggcggggcttggcgtgcattggggcggagtttgcagaggggcagggcttggcttgcttcaggggtggagtttgtgtgaggggcggggctaggcatgcatcagggcggggtttgcatgaggggcggggcttggcatgcatcaggggcggagtttctgtgaggggcagggcttggcttgcttcaggggcggagtttctgtgaggggcggagtttctgtgaggggcggggcttggcttgcttcaggggcggagtttctgtgaggggcagggcttggcatgcatcaggggcggagtttgcatgaggggcggggctgggcgtgCATCAGGGCAGAGTTTGCTTCAGGcacggggcttggcatgcatcagggggcggagccaagaagcatcacttttggatcccggggatgcgagcaatgtgaccttgttgaatacgttaataccccccaacacacctcctcccctgcccctcgccccccgcaaaggaagcaccaacgcagccggcacggcaaaagagaccgcaagcgtttattcagtcacacacagagccggtcccgggagagactccgcaccggggctcggggcccggccctggggcacctcggctgtcctacccagagccacgctcgccagtccggcgtggaacagacacacggtcggtccgtcaggctgctggagagctgggctgctatgtgcaggctgccgccaaaaccgaggagccagctgcaggacgctggctgagaggagaaaaggggcagccagctggatgggggggggggggcggcggcgagcgagaaagcacgaggcaaggaaagggacggcgagtgaaggacggggacggggagcctgacagagagggaggaagaagcggcaggaagagaggcagcgggacggcgaccgacaaacaaggacggggagcgggacagagaggcagaaacgaccctgggcgggcagcgccacggcgagggaggaaaagagaataagggcagggagccggaccgagaggtacggcgagggacagcggcacggggagcaggacagagcaacagagaataaaaaaaggaagcgggagcgagAGAGaagcgggctggggagcagggagaaggagagcgcaacagagggaaagaggaccggggagcgggacgctggggcagagtgagaaaaagaggggcagggagcaggacagaggggcagagagacaaaagagggagacgaggactgggcagaggggagagaaagacgggggcaaggagcagagacacaaaggtgccaggaaaaggacggtcagatggagcgagaaacagggtcggggagcaggacaaaaggacagagaaaaaggcgaggaagaaggaaggaaggataaaggtgggacagggaacgggacatacgcagcgaaacaaagcagaacagagaagagaggacagggattgaggaacacaGAGAGACACGCAgactggtacacagagacggcgaaggtaagcaaaaccagcgacaggcaggaggacctggttctgacaccCCATCGCTCCCgatgtcgcttccacggcctcaaaaaacgcgacgtgccgcaagacaagagaatgggagagtgaaagcaaaggcacgggaaacttaacgctcttagtaatttcactgagcatcacagcttacacttactcaatgtcttccggtgtcacgggatgaggtacaactgatttcgtctccgtatctctggacagagcttttctcatatctgggggggggggggggaagaaaaaaaaaaaaagatattctaagacgacagtccttgcacaaagccacgttcagcgaattctctattacaataaggtcgtttctaacccagaagatttcacagaatcatagagtatctcaagttggaagggacccatacggatcgccgagaccaagcccc containing:
- the LOC129201317 gene encoding proline-rich protein 36-like is translated as MLSEITKSVKFPVPLLSLSHSLVLRHVAFFEAVEATSGAMGCQNQVLLPVAGFAYLRRLCVPVCVSLCVPQSLSSLLCSALFRCVCPVPCPTFILPSFFLAFFSVLLSCSPTLFLAPSDRPFPGTFVSLLLAPVFLSPLPSPRLPLLSLCPSVLLPAPLFLTLPQRPAPRSSFPLLRSPSPCSPARFSLAPASFFYSLLLCPAPRAAVPRRTSRSGSLPLFSFPPSPWRCPPRVVSASLSRSPSLFVGRRPAASLPAASSSLSVRLPVPVLHSPSLSLPRAFSLAAAPPPPSSWLPLFSSQPASCSWLLGFGGSLHIAAQLSSSLTDRPCVCSTPDWRAWLWVGQPRCPRAGPRAPVRSLSRDRLCV